In the genome of Triticum urartu cultivar G1812 chromosome 5, Tu2.1, whole genome shotgun sequence, one region contains:
- the LOC125508288 gene encoding polyol transporter 5-like, producing the protein MEQQHGQDSEAPLLAASKPDGAASSPPPRNRFPFFCAVLASMTSVLMGYNVAVMSGAQIFMAEDLGVSDTQIELLSGAINIYSLVGALLAGWTSDRLGRRLTIVLTNGFFLVGPLIMTLAGGYTALMVGRFIAGIGVGYALVIAPIYAAEIAPASSRGLLSSLPEIFINTGVMLSYVSNFAFSALPAHLAWRLMFAAGVVPTVFLAAGVLTMPESPRWLAMKGRLDEAKAVLDRTSDTLAEAEQRLLEIEEVVNAGSNGAGGSNGGGGTWNEVATKAGVRRVLATVLALQFFQQASGIDSVVLYGPRVLAMAGVTSNTLLLGLNVLFGVAKAGSILIAMALADRVGRRPLLLVSTGGMTASLLVLGSVFAASAGAKDDAAVAAVAVAAVVAFVCTFSVGFGPMAWVYSSEILPLRLRGQGAGLGTAMNRVMSGIVTMTFISLYGAITMAGAFYLYAAVAAASFVFIYTCLPETRGRNLEDMEQLFRTK; encoded by the exons ATGGAGCAGCAGCACGGGCAGGACTCCGAGGCTCCGCTGCTGGCCGCCTCGAAGCCCGATGGCGCcgcgtcgtcgccgccgccccgcaacAGGTTCCCCTTCTTCTGTGCCGTGCTCGCCTCCATGACCTCCGTCCTCATGGGCTACA ACGTGGCGGTGATGAGCGGGGCGCAGATCTTCATGGCGGAAGACCTTGGGGTGAGCGACACGCAGATTGAGCTGCTCTCCGGTGCCATCAACATCTACTCGCTCGTCGGCGCGCTGCTCGCTGGCTGGACCTCCGACCGCCTCGGCCGCCGCCTCACCATTGTGCTCACCAACGGCTTCTTCCTCGTTGGCCCGCTTATCATGACGCTCGCCGGCGGGTACACGGCGCTCATGGTGGGGCGCTTCATCGCTGGAATCGGCGTCGGTTACGCGCTCGTAATCGCGCCGATCTACGCTGCCGAGATCGCGCCGGCCTCCTCCCGCGGCCTTCTCAGCTCCCTTCCCGAG ATTTTTATCAACACCGGGGTGATGCTGAGCTACGTTTCCAACTTCGCCTTCTCGGCGTTGCCAGCGCACCTGGCGTGGCGGCTGATGTTCGCGGCCGGGGTTGTGCCCACCGTGTTTCTGGCGGCTGGCGTGCTCACCATGCCGGAGTCGCCGCGGTGGCTGGCGATGAAGGGCCGGCTGGACGAGGCGAAAGCCGTGCTCGACAGGACGTCGGACACGCTCGCCGAGGCCGAGCAGCGTCTGCTGGAGATCGAGGAGGTTGTCAACGCCGGCAGCAACGGCGCCGGCGGGAGCAACGGCGGTGGCGGCACGTGGAATGAGGTGGCGACCAAGGCCGGCGTCAGGCGCGTGCTGGCCACAGTTCTGGCGCTGCAGTTCTTCCAGCAGGCGTCGGGCATCGACTCGGTGGTGCTCTACGGCCCGCGCGTGCTCGCCATGGCCGGCGTCACTTCTAACACCCTCCTCCTGGGCCTCAACGTCCTCTTCGGCGTGGCCAAGGCGGGCTCGATCCTGATCGCCATGGCGCTCGCCGACCGCGTCGGCCGGCGCCCTCTGCTACTGGTGAGCACCGGCGGCATGACGGCGTCCCTGCTGGTCCTGGGCTCCGTGTTCGCTGCTTCCGCCGGCGCCAAGGACGACGCGGCGGTGGCCGCCGTGGCCGTGGCCGCTGTGGTGGCGTTCGTCTGCACCTTCTCCGTCGGGTTCGGGCCTATGGCATGGGTGTACAGCTCGGAGATCCTCCCTCTGCGGCTGCGCGGACAGGGCGCCGGGCTCGGCACCGCCATGAACCGCGTGATGAGCGGCATCGTCACCATGACCTTCATCTCGCTCTACGGGGCCATCACCATGGCCGGCGCATTCTACCTTTATGCCGCCGTCGCGGCTGCCTCGTTCGTGTTCATCTACACCTGCCTGCCGGAGACCAGGGGCCGGAACCTCGAGGACATGGAGCAGCTTTTCCGCACAAAATGA